One window of Aliarcobacter lanthieri genomic DNA carries:
- a CDS encoding HyaD/HybD family hydrogenase maturation endopeptidase, whose amino-acid sequence MKKSIVIGVGNMLFKDEGIGIYASEYIKQNYNISGDLEIIDGGTLGFKLMAYFQDYDNVIILDTVSIEDEVGSIFRLPSDVLLGLGKYRKTAHEVEIIEMLEIVSVLDSHANVTIIGIIPEDIQSVEIGLTQKMEEIFPLFIKTALKEIEELGFLYSKKDEISVSDIVKSMIGSYNGTHLSRIPNEEDFTHEINL is encoded by the coding sequence AAAATCTATTGTAATTGGTGTTGGGAATATGCTCTTTAAAGATGAGGGTATAGGTATTTATGCAAGTGAATATATAAAACAAAACTATAATATTAGTGGTGATTTAGAGATAATTGATGGTGGAACATTAGGATTTAAGCTAATGGCATATTTTCAAGATTATGATAATGTCATTATTTTAGATACTGTGTCTATTGAAGATGAAGTTGGATCTATTTTTAGACTTCCTAGTGATGTTTTATTAGGACTAGGAAAATATAGAAAAACTGCTCATGAAGTAGAGATTATTGAAATGTTAGAGATTGTTTCAGTATTGGATTCACATGCAAATGTAACAATCATAGGTATTATTCCAGAAGATATTCAAAGTGTTGAAATAGGACTTACACAAAAGATGGAAGAGATTTTTCCTCTTTTTATTAAAACTGCATTAAAAGAAATTGAAGAACTAGGTTTTTTATATTCAAAAAAAGATGAGATAAGTGTTAGTGATATAGTAAAAAGTATGATTGGAAGTTATAATGGTACACATTTAAGTAGAATTCCAAATGAAGAGGATTTCACTCATGAAATTAATCTATAA
- the hypF gene encoding carbamoyltransferase HypF, with protein MSGIVQGVGFRPLIYNLAIKYDIQGWVKNDENGVEIEVFSKENDFEKFICEIKQNPPILSKITDIKIINIELKEYKCFNIIQSSSSQNKTTIISPDIAICNDCIKDIEDIDNFRHNYSLTNCTNCGPRYSIIDSIPYDRMNTSLKDFKLCTNCEREFIEPINRRYHAQAISCEECGPITTLYTKDKKIVSNKMESISQSIKLIEDGNILAIKGMGGFHIVCDATNSKVIKRLREFKKRARKPFAVMFKNIEVVKLYTNISQKEEELLTSNEKPIVLLSKKENINLSEFIAPNIKKIGCFLPNTALQYLLVKELKNPIIATSANLKSEPIIIDKEDIFIKLYDLVDFVLDYNRDIVNSCDDSILQVIDKRVVKLRNSRGYTPILNSVKKGFNKHILALGANQKSTISIAFGHNIITSPYLGDLNSISTLENYKKTIKTFDKFYDFNPEIIVCDKHPNYESTKYAMKLKQKNKDIKLVQVQHHYAHILSVMAEYSLTKDVLGFVFDGTGYGDDGNIWGGEVFIANKKKYKRVKYLKYFKLLGGEIAIKEPKRIALSLLFEIYSLDEILNLDIPIVKLYNSNDIKVLYTMWQKNLNSPFCSSIGRLFDAIASLANIIHIQEYEGETGLLIESLYDKNIKESYSYEILEDNIDIKAMIKEILVDNDKVRISSKFINTLVNIIFDITKIYSLPVVLSGGVFQNKTLLELIIKRFKYEKIEFYINEKYSPNDECISLGQLYYLNNTI; from the coding sequence ATTTCTGGAATTGTACAAGGTGTTGGTTTTCGCCCATTAATATATAATTTAGCTATAAAATATGATATACAAGGCTGGGTTAAAAATGATGAAAATGGAGTAGAGATTGAAGTCTTTTCTAAAGAAAATGATTTTGAAAAATTTATCTGTGAGATAAAACAGAATCCACCAATCTTATCAAAAATAACTGATATAAAAATAATAAATATAGAACTAAAAGAGTATAAATGTTTTAATATCATACAAAGTTCAAGTTCTCAAAATAAAACTACTATTATCTCTCCTGATATTGCTATTTGTAATGATTGTATAAAAGATATAGAAGATATTGATAATTTTAGACATAATTATAGTTTAACTAATTGTACGAATTGTGGACCTAGATATTCGATAATAGATTCAATTCCTTATGATAGAATGAATACATCATTAAAAGATTTTAAACTTTGTACAAACTGTGAAAGAGAGTTTATTGAACCAATTAATAGACGATATCATGCACAAGCAATATCATGTGAAGAGTGTGGACCAATAACAACTTTATATACAAAAGATAAAAAAATAGTATCAAATAAAATGGAATCTATAAGCCAATCTATAAAATTAATAGAAGATGGAAATATTTTAGCTATAAAAGGAATGGGAGGATTTCATATTGTTTGTGATGCAACAAATAGTAAAGTAATAAAAAGATTAAGAGAGTTTAAAAAAAGAGCTAGAAAACCATTTGCAGTTATGTTTAAAAATATAGAAGTAGTAAAATTATATACAAATATTTCTCAAAAAGAGGAAGAACTTTTAACATCAAATGAAAAACCAATTGTTCTTTTAAGTAAAAAAGAAAATATAAATTTATCAGAATTTATTGCTCCAAATATTAAAAAAATTGGTTGTTTCTTGCCAAATACAGCTTTGCAATATCTATTAGTGAAAGAGCTTAAAAATCCAATAATTGCAACTAGTGCAAATTTAAAAAGTGAACCAATAATAATAGATAAAGAAGATATTTTTATAAAACTATATGATTTAGTAGATTTTGTACTAGATTATAATAGAGATATAGTAAATAGTTGTGATGACTCTATTCTTCAAGTTATTGATAAAAGAGTAGTTAAATTACGTAATTCAAGAGGATATACTCCAATTTTAAATAGTGTAAAGAAAGGTTTTAATAAACATATTTTAGCTTTAGGAGCAAATCAAAAATCTACTATTAGTATAGCTTTTGGACATAATATCATAACTTCACCTTATCTAGGAGATTTAAACTCAATTTCTACACTTGAAAATTATAAAAAAACAATTAAAACTTTTGATAAATTTTATGATTTTAATCCAGAAATTATAGTTTGTGATAAACATCCAAATTATGAAAGTACAAAATATGCTATGAAATTAAAGCAAAAAAATAAAGATATAAAGTTAGTACAAGTTCAGCATCACTATGCTCATATTTTATCCGTAATGGCTGAATATTCACTAACAAAAGATGTTTTAGGATTTGTTTTTGATGGAACTGGATATGGAGATGATGGAAACATTTGGGGTGGAGAAGTTTTTATAGCAAATAAAAAAAAGTATAAAAGAGTAAAATATTTAAAATATTTTAAACTTTTAGGTGGAGAAATAGCTATAAAAGAACCTAAAAGAATTGCTCTATCTTTACTTTTTGAAATATATTCTTTAGATGAAATCTTAAATTTAGATATTCCAATAGTAAAATTGTATAATAGTAATGATATAAAAGTATTATATACAATGTGGCAAAAGAATTTAAATTCACCATTTTGTAGTTCTATTGGAAGACTTTTTGATGCTATTGCATCTTTAGCGAATATAATACATATTCAAGAATATGAAGGAGAAACGGGTCTTTTAATTGAGAGTTTATATGATAAGAATATAAAAGAATCTTATTCTTATGAAATTTTAGAAGACAACATCGATATAAAGGCTATGATAAAGGAAATTTTAGTTGATAATGATAAAGTAAGAATCTCTTCAAAATTTATAAATACTTTAGTAAATATTATATTTGATATTACAAAAATTTACTCTTTGCCAGTTGTACTAAGTGGAGGAGTTTTTCAAAATAAAACTTTATTGGAGCTGATTATAAAAAGATTTAAATATGAAAAAATAGAGTTTTATATAAATGAAAAATATAGTCCAAATGATGAATGTATAAGTCTTGGGCAACTATATTATTTAAACAATACTATTTAA
- the hypB gene encoding hydrogenase nickel incorporation protein HypB: protein MCKDCGCTIAGQEEHHHHHEHDHKIGHFHTHPHGNSTSHQAAHETLHHNPQLNDSKTISVIQKILDKNDHEAAHNRAHFDNHKVLGINLMSSPGSGKTTLLEHLSQIADFKFGVVEGDLETSKDADRLKAKGIPAVQIQTGSACHLDAFMVHKGLHDLSLDDIDVCFVENVGNLVCPASYDVGTHLNIVLVSIPEGEDKISKYPVMFRCADLILFTKTDLLPYFEYDLEKEKAIARKLKPNVDILEVSIKDKKSLQAVVDWINFKRKMR from the coding sequence ATGTGTAAAGATTGCGGTTGTACAATAGCAGGACAAGAAGAACACCATCATCACCATGAACATGATCATAAAATAGGACATTTTCATACTCATCCTCATGGAAATAGTACATCTCATCAAGCAGCTCATGAAACACTGCATCATAATCCACAATTAAATGATTCAAAAACAATTTCAGTAATTCAAAAGATTTTAGATAAAAATGATCATGAAGCAGCACATAATAGAGCACATTTTGATAATCATAAAGTTTTAGGAATAAATCTTATGTCAAGTCCAGGAAGTGGGAAAACTACACTTTTAGAGCATTTAAGCCAAATTGCAGATTTTAAATTTGGTGTTGTTGAAGGTGATTTGGAAACTTCAAAAGATGCAGATAGGCTAAAAGCAAAAGGAATTCCAGCTGTTCAGATACAAACAGGAAGTGCATGTCATCTTGATGCATTTATGGTTCATAAAGGTTTACATGATTTATCTTTAGATGATATTGACGTTTGTTTTGTGGAAAATGTAGGAAATTTAGTTTGTCCAGCTTCTTATGATGTTGGAACTCACTTAAATATTGTATTGGTTTCAATTCCTGAAGGTGAAGACAAAATCTCAAAATATCCAGTTATGTTTAGATGTGCAGATTTGATACTTTTTACAAAAACTGACCTTTTGCCATATTTTGAATATGATTTAGAAAAAGAAAAAGCAATAGCTAGAAAGCTAAAACCAAATGTTGATATCTTAGAAGTTTCTATAAAAGATAAAAAGTCACTTCAAGCTGTTGTTGATTGGATAAATTTTAAAAGAAAGATGAGATAA
- a CDS encoding HypC/HybG/HupF family hydrogenase formation chaperone produces MCLSIPSKIKSIDKEMNSCIVDTMGVERSASLDLIDQEVQIGDYVLIHIGFAMNKIDEFDALESLKVYQEIIDKMEEKERLESQNA; encoded by the coding sequence ATGTGTTTATCAATTCCTTCTAAAATAAAAAGTATAGATAAAGAGATGAATTCCTGTATAGTTGATACTATGGGAGTTGAAAGAAGTGCAAGTTTAGATTTAATAGATCAAGAAGTTCAAATTGGAGATTATGTTTTAATTCATATTGGTTTTGCTATGAATAAAATAGATGAATTTGATGCTCTTGAATCACTAAAAGTTTATCAAGAAATTATAGATAAGATGGAAGAAAAAGAGAGGCTAGAATCTCAGAATGCCTAA
- the hypD gene encoding hydrogenase formation protein HypD yields MPKKLELKDLYDGFRDAKVIKAYKKIIDEDLKDYPKTINIMEVCGGHTHTIMKYGIPQLLNKKINFIHGPGCPVCVMPKDRIDSAYELSLQKDVILVTLGDMIKVPGSKGSLQKARSEGADVRFVYSPLDCIKIADENKDKTIIFFAIGFETTTPMTCTLIEQVIKNDIKNILFHINHITVPEVMRVLVQDENCKIDAFLGPSHVSVISGSKIYEEFPLTYNKPVVVSGFEPVDVMQSISMIVKQFIENRSDLEIEYKRLVSYDGNIKAQELINKYFKKVPFKFRGIGEVENSGYELKDEFDKYNAKIVYKEILPTIEVKENRACKCPQILKGVAKPTDCKIFGNVCTPANPIGSCMVSSEGACSAYYKYGNLL; encoded by the coding sequence ATGCCTAAAAAACTAGAACTAAAAGATTTATATGATGGTTTTAGAGATGCAAAAGTTATAAAAGCTTATAAAAAAATAATTGATGAAGATTTAAAAGATTACCCTAAAACTATAAATATTATGGAAGTTTGTGGTGGACATACTCATACGATTATGAAGTATGGAATACCACAATTACTAAATAAAAAAATAAACTTTATTCACGGACCTGGTTGTCCAGTTTGTGTTATGCCAAAAGATAGAATTGATAGTGCTTATGAGTTAAGTTTACAAAAAGATGTAATTTTGGTAACACTTGGAGATATGATAAAAGTTCCAGGAAGTAAGGGAAGTTTACAAAAAGCAAGAAGCGAAGGTGCTGATGTAAGATTTGTTTATTCTCCACTTGATTGTATAAAAATAGCAGATGAAAACAAAGATAAAACTATCATATTTTTTGCAATAGGTTTTGAAACAACAACTCCCATGACTTGTACTTTGATAGAGCAAGTTATAAAAAATGATATTAAAAATATTTTATTTCATATAAATCATATAACAGTTCCAGAAGTAATGAGAGTTTTAGTACAAGATGAAAACTGTAAAATAGATGCTTTTTTAGGACCATCACATGTTAGTGTTATAAGTGGAAGTAAAATATATGAAGAATTTCCTTTAACTTATAATAAACCAGTAGTTGTAAGTGGGTTTGAACCTGTTGATGTTATGCAAAGTATCTCTATGATAGTAAAACAGTTTATTGAAAATAGAAGTGATTTAGAAATAGAGTATAAAAGACTTGTTTCTTATGATGGAAATATCAAAGCTCAAGAACTTATAAATAAATACTTCAAAAAAGTTCCTTTTAAATTTAGAGGAATTGGAGAGGTAGAAAATAGTGGATATGAACTAAAAGATGAGTTTGATAAATATAATGCAAAAATAGTTTATAAAGAGATTTTGCCTACTATTGAAGTAAAAGAAAATAGAGCTTGCAAATGTCCACAAATACTAAAAGGTGTAGCAAAACCAACTGATTGTAAAATATTTGGAAATGTATGTACTCCAGCAAATCCAATAGGCTCTTGTATGGTGAGTAGTGAGGGTGCTTGTAGTGCTTACTATAAATATGGGAATTTGTTGTAA
- a CDS encoding McrC family protein: MQNIIYEYEFITNEELKNHIIDTKELHKYFTLDWKDLKASKYCGILNFESQDFYILPKISNHNNEKDAEQNLNIFIYMLMYAYDVRLSNEQLASCANQKHSILEVFVQMFASNLLSELKKGLYKEYILEQDNLPVLKGKYLINENLKYNFIRNRIYCEYDDFTPNNSLNQFFLYGLKYLQKFVKDKKLLKQCELIFDEVEYRQFDINKLENIHFNRQNQRFKKSFEIAILLLKQLIPNFSKDKKSFAFLFDMNVLFEKFIARIFKELNNSAKIQNKNSFGDLTLKPDIILNNQIIDTKYKKLNNIDDIKQSDKLQAFAYGINYNVKNVMLLYPTYKDDIDDKIILGKESIVNLSIKTIDLGFSGNNFEDYIEKIKNRTKDRL; this comes from the coding sequence ATGCAAAATATAATTTATGAATATGAATTTATAACAAACGAAGAATTAAAAAATCATATTATTGATACAAAAGAGTTACATAAATACTTTACACTTGATTGGAAAGATTTAAAGGCTTCAAAATATTGTGGTATTTTAAATTTTGAAAGTCAAGATTTTTATATCTTGCCCAAAATATCAAATCATAATAATGAAAAAGATGCAGAACAAAATCTAAATATTTTTATCTATATGCTAATGTATGCTTATGATGTAAGATTATCAAACGAACAACTAGCAAGTTGTGCTAATCAAAAACACTCTATTTTAGAAGTTTTTGTTCAGATGTTTGCTTCAAATCTTTTGAGTGAACTAAAAAAAGGATTGTATAAAGAGTATATTTTAGAACAAGATAATCTTCCAGTTTTAAAAGGTAAGTATTTAATAAATGAAAATCTAAAATATAACTTTATAAGAAATAGAATTTATTGTGAATATGATGACTTTACTCCAAATAACAGCCTAAATCAGTTTTTTTTGTATGGTCTAAAATATCTTCAAAAATTTGTAAAAGACAAAAAACTTTTAAAACAGTGTGAACTAATTTTCGATGAAGTTGAGTATAGACAATTTGATATAAATAAACTTGAAAATATTCATTTTAATAGACAAAATCAAAGATTTAAAAAAAGTTTTGAAATAGCTATTTTACTTTTGAAACAACTTATTCCAAATTTCTCAAAAGATAAAAAATCTTTTGCTTTTTTATTTGATATGAATGTGTTGTTTGAGAAGTTTATAGCTAGAATTTTTAAAGAGTTGAATAATTCAGCTAAAATCCAAAATAAAAATAGTTTTGGTGATTTAACTTTAAAACCAGATATTATTTTAAATAATCAAATAATAGATACAAAATATAAAAAATTAAATAATATTGATGATATAAAACAAAGTGATAAACTTCAAGCTTTTGCTTATGGAATAAATTATAATGTTAAAAATGTGATGCTTTTATATCCAACGTATAAAGATGATATAGATGATAAGATAATTTTAGGAAAAGAAAGTATTGTTAATTTAAGTATAAAAACTATTGATTTAGGTTTTAGTGGTAATAATTTTGAAGATTATATTGAAAAAATTAAAAATAGGACAAAGGATAGATTATGA
- a CDS encoding McrB family protein, which produces MSIKEDFKDWLRTRVDTLVPLSSYPNALAKLIPNKLISINENLYNDLFDCLDIEYLNELYKRLSNGGDLHKFNAETQNRVSSAAIKQYIEFLKSLNINSKIKHLKIKNIMLYGAPGVGKTYNYKKLVSLIESGKYSENDIFKSIIENQKLDIDVDETFENIKKDNRLEFVTFHQSYSYEDFIEGFRPSENTHVELEDGIFKLICNKAKNQVKETKFQHISFDEAFDILRTQYIENEIDKIYSVSNVEIVIHEFKEKTIKVQSSNAKDTQYVKKSDLETVVQSILNDEVQKPSDIKNLAVKKDTISLGGLYYPIAKKIVEIINDNKKNIEGKEKNFYIVIDEINRGNISKIFGELITLIEEDKRNDYEVTLPYSKEKFKIPSNLYIIATMNSTDKSIATIDIALRRRFTFLKMKPNIDLVPENAQDLFEKLNKYIEKTLGEDYKLGHSYFMQGLDLEFVKEYKIKPLLEEYFYGDDENHKKALDILNRKDNL; this is translated from the coding sequence ATGAGTATAAAAGAAGATTTTAAAGATTGGTTAAGAACAAGAGTAGATACATTAGTTCCTTTAAGTTCATATCCGAATGCTTTAGCTAAATTAATACCTAATAAATTAATTAGTATAAATGAAAATTTATATAATGATTTATTTGATTGTTTAGATATTGAATATCTTAATGAATTATATAAAAGATTATCTAATGGTGGGGATTTACATAAATTTAATGCAGAAACTCAAAATAGAGTATCAAGTGCTGCAATTAAACAATATATAGAATTTCTTAAATCATTAAATATAAATTCTAAAATTAAACATTTAAAAATAAAAAATATAATGCTTTATGGTGCTCCAGGTGTTGGGAAAACTTATAACTATAAAAAATTAGTTTCTTTAATTGAAAGTGGAAAATATAGTGAAAATGATATTTTTAAGTCAATTATAGAAAATCAAAAATTAGATATAGATGTTGATGAAACTTTTGAAAATATAAAAAAAGATAATAGACTTGAATTTGTAACTTTTCATCAAAGTTACTCTTATGAAGATTTTATTGAGGGATTTAGACCTAGTGAAAATACTCATGTAGAATTAGAAGATGGTATATTTAAATTGATTTGTAATAAAGCAAAAAATCAAGTAAAAGAAACAAAGTTTCAACATATTTCTTTTGATGAAGCTTTCGATATATTAAGAACTCAATACATAGAAAATGAAATAGATAAAATATATAGTGTTTCTAATGTTGAAATAGTTATTCATGAATTTAAAGAAAAAACTATAAAAGTTCAATCTTCTAATGCAAAAGATACACAATATGTTAAAAAATCAGATTTAGAAACAGTTGTTCAATCAATACTTAACGATGAAGTTCAAAAACCAAGTGATATAAAAAATTTAGCTGTTAAAAAAGATACTATTTCTTTAGGTGGATTATATTATCCAATTGCTAAAAAGATAGTTGAAATAATTAATGATAATAAAAAAAATATAGAAGGAAAAGAAAAAAATTTCTATATTGTAATAGATGAGATAAATAGAGGAAATATCTCTAAAATTTTTGGAGAGTTAATAACTCTTATTGAAGAAGACAAAAGAAATGATTATGAAGTAACACTTCCTTATTCAAAAGAGAAGTTTAAAATACCTTCAAACCTTTATATTATAGCTACTATGAACTCAACAGATAAATCTATTGCTACTATTGATATAGCCTTAAGAAGAAGATTTACATTCTTAAAAATGAAACCAAATATAGATTTAGTTCCAGAAAATGCACAAGATTTATTTGAAAAGTTAAATAAGTATATAGAAAAAACTTTAGGAGAAGATTACAAACTTGGGCATAGTTATTTTATGCAAGGTTTAGATTTAGAATTTGTAAAAGAGTACAAAATAAAACCATTACTTGAAGAGTATTTTTATGGTGATGATGAAAATCATAAAAAAGCTTTAGATATTTTAAATAGAAAGGATAACTTATGA
- a CDS encoding NAD(P)-dependent oxidoreductase, with protein sequence MKRVAFIGVGVMGKFMVSNLLKKGFEVSIYARNRQKVEDVIKEGAIFCESIKECVGNKDAVITIVGYPKDVEEVYLSSDGIINSASEGTYLIDMTTTTPSLSIKIQKKAKQKGLKALDAPVSGGDIGAKNATLSIMVGGEQKDFESCKKIFESLGTTIVYEGVAGSGQHTKMANQIAIAGVMAGVSEAIVYGQKVGLDLPTMLKSISNGAAQSFHLTNNAPKMLNKEFEPGFYIKHMVKDLKIATSEVPNLKVLNDVLEMYETLEKNGYGDLGTQAICKYYE encoded by the coding sequence ATGAAAAGAGTAGCATTTATTGGTGTTGGTGTTATGGGAAAATTTATGGTTTCAAATTTGCTAAAAAAAGGTTTTGAGGTAAGTATTTATGCACGAAACAGACAAAAAGTAGAAGATGTTATAAAAGAGGGTGCTATTTTTTGTGAAAGTATAAAAGAGTGCGTAGGAAATAAAGATGCAGTTATCACAATAGTTGGTTATCCAAAAGATGTGGAAGAGGTATATTTATCGTCAGATGGTATTATAAATAGTGCTTCAGAAGGTACATATTTGATAGATATGACAACTACAACTCCAAGTCTATCTATAAAAATCCAGAAAAAAGCAAAACAAAAAGGTTTAAAAGCTTTAGATGCACCAGTTTCAGGAGGTGATATTGGAGCAAAAAATGCAACTTTATCTATAATGGTTGGTGGAGAGCAAAAAGATTTTGAATCATGCAAAAAAATTTTTGAAAGTTTAGGAACAACTATCGTTTACGAAGGAGTTGCAGGAAGTGGACAACATACAAAAATGGCAAATCAAATAGCAATAGCGGGAGTTATGGCAGGAGTTAGTGAAGCCATAGTTTATGGTCAAAAAGTAGGGCTTGATTTACCAACAATGCTAAAAAGTATAAGCAATGGAGCAGCTCAGAGTTTTCATCTTACAAATAATGCTCCTAAGATGTTAAATAAAGAGTTTGAACCAGGATTTTATATAAAACATATGGTAAAAGATTTAAAAATTGCCACAAGTGAAGTTCCAAATCTAAAAGTATTAAATGATGTTTTAGAGATGTACGAAACTTTAGAAAAAAATGGTTATGGCGATTTGGGAACTCAAGCTATTTGTAAATATTATGAATAA
- a CDS encoding nucleotide pyrophosphohydrolase: protein MDIEKIKARIQKFSDDRNWESFHNPKNLVMALNGEVGELNEIFQWLNFEESLNLPDDVLTHTKEEVADIAIYLIRICMKLNIDLEDAILNKMTKNEAKYPAETSQGGSKKYSKSREDK, encoded by the coding sequence ATGGACATAGAAAAAATAAAAGCAAGAATTCAAAAATTTAGTGATGATAGAAATTGGGAAAGTTTTCATAATCCAAAAAATTTAGTTATGGCATTAAATGGTGAAGTAGGAGAGCTAAATGAAATTTTCCAATGGCTAAATTTTGAAGAGTCTTTAAATCTACCTGATGATGTTTTAACTCATACAAAAGAAGAAGTTGCAGATATTGCTATTTATCTTATACGAATTTGTATGAAACTAAATATAGATTTAGAAGATGCTATATTAAATAAAATGACAAAAAATGAAGCTAAATACCCAGCTGAAACTTCGCAAGGTGGAAGTAAAAAATATAGTAAAAGTAGAGAAGATAAATAG
- the hypE gene encoding hydrogenase expression/formation protein HypE, which translates to MTKTITLAHGNGGLENNELISKVFYKAFKNDILQNCEDAAIIENGKLAFSTDSFTVSPLFFNGANIGKLAICGTCNDLAMMGAKPKYLTCSVIIEEGFEVEQLEIIVNSMKEELVKNEAIIVSGDTKVVPRGAVDKIFINTTGIGEVLYSGISSNNITQDDLILVSRDIGSHGATIFTAREGIELNSNLKSDCNSLYPQVKALIDGGIKITALRDATRGGVSAVLNEWSKQSNICIEVEEDALPVSDEVKGICEMLGFEATNLANEGTFVLAIPKKYAQKAIDILHNFEEAKNACIIGKVTSQYPQKVILNSSWETKRFLDTPTGELLPRIC; encoded by the coding sequence ATGACGAAAACAATTACTTTAGCACATGGAAATGGTGGATTAGAAAATAATGAACTTATATCTAAGGTATTTTATAAGGCTTTTAAAAATGATATTTTGCAAAATTGTGAAGATGCAGCAATAATAGAAAATGGAAAACTAGCTTTTAGTACAGATAGTTTTACAGTTAGTCCACTTTTTTTTAATGGAGCAAATATTGGAAAACTTGCTATTTGTGGAACTTGCAATGATTTAGCAATGATGGGAGCAAAGCCAAAATATCTTACTTGCTCAGTTATAATTGAAGAAGGTTTTGAAGTAGAGCAACTTGAAATCATAGTAAACTCGATGAAAGAAGAGTTAGTAAAAAATGAAGCAATTATTGTAAGTGGTGATACAAAAGTAGTGCCACGAGGTGCTGTTGATAAGATCTTTATAAACACAACTGGAATAGGAGAAGTTCTTTATAGTGGAATTAGCTCAAACAATATAACACAAGATGACTTGATACTTGTAAGCCGTGATATTGGCTCTCATGGGGCTACTATATTTACAGCACGTGAGGGAATAGAATTAAACTCAAATTTAAAAAGTGATTGCAACTCATTATATCCACAAGTAAAAGCATTGATTGATGGTGGTATTAAAATAACTGCTTTAAGAGATGCAACAAGAGGTGGCGTAAGTGCTGTTTTAAATGAGTGGTCGAAACAATCAAATATCTGTATAGAAGTAGAAGAAGATGCTCTTCCAGTAAGTGATGAGGTAAAAGGTATTTGTGAAATGTTAGGTTTTGAAGCAACAAATTTAGCAAATGAAGGAACTTTTGTTTTAGCAATTCCAAAAAAGTATGCACAAAAAGCAATAGATATTTTACATAATTTTGAAGAGGCAAAAAATGCTTGTATTATAGGAAAAGTAACAAGTCAATATCCACAAAAAGTTATATTAAACTCTTCTTGGGAAACAAAAAGATTTTTAGATACTCCAACTGGTGAATTACTTCCAAGGATTTGCTAA
- the hypA gene encoding hydrogenase/urease nickel incorporation protein HypA, translated as MHEYSIVQSLLESCEEHARQNEAKKVIKVVVKIGVLSGVEPELLQTAFDTFKEQTICHDAQFLINIQKIEILCHDCQTKSTLEKHEFSCPKCQSTNLKVTDGEDMYLMSLELD; from the coding sequence ATGCACGAGTATTCAATCGTTCAATCATTATTAGAAAGTTGTGAAGAACACGCAAGACAAAATGAAGCAAAAAAAGTTATAAAAGTAGTTGTGAAAATTGGAGTTTTAAGTGGAGTTGAACCAGAGCTTCTGCAAACTGCTTTTGATACTTTTAAAGAACAAACCATTTGTCATGATGCACAATTTTTGATAAATATCCAGAAAATTGAGATTTTATGTCATGATTGCCAAACAAAGTCAACTTTAGAAAAGCATGAGTTTTCCTGTCCAAAATGCCAAAGCACAAATTTAAAAGTAACTGATGGTGAAGATATGTATCTTATGAGTTTAGAACTAGATTAA